A part of Paenibacillus sp. IHBB 10380 genomic DNA contains:
- a CDS encoding amidohydrolase family protein — translation MSPKKLQSVLCTLSLVVLVVTGCSTGSNSEVIVEPLTVYEPKPELEWVHSIRSAKDTRKKLSELYQDITLIDIHNHAAENPSAVNEWTKYGIDRIVLFGDISEPSAQATDQLAWEHYRKDPSHVYPSFAGFPIYEEEGLSIVQEKLEQGYLNIGEVAAASSFSPVVSQVKWKAKHPNDGNLPQIYELAAKYHVPVLLHIDPPNGQPIEHLEKALEQHLDTTLIFGHANAYNTPENIKHLLDKHPNLYIDFFAGFTAYSPDSTLTLKDFVPLM, via the coding sequence ATGTCGCCGAAAAAATTGCAGTCTGTACTTTGCACTTTAAGTCTTGTTGTTCTAGTTGTAACCGGGTGTTCAACAGGATCGAACAGCGAAGTAATCGTTGAACCTCTTACTGTGTATGAACCGAAGCCAGAACTAGAATGGGTTCATTCGATTCGTAGTGCTAAAGATACCCGTAAGAAATTATCCGAGTTGTATCAGGATATTACCCTCATTGACATTCACAACCATGCCGCAGAGAATCCAAGTGCTGTGAATGAGTGGACGAAATATGGGATCGACCGGATCGTATTATTCGGGGATATTTCTGAGCCGAGCGCCCAAGCTACCGATCAACTCGCTTGGGAACATTATCGCAAAGACCCGTCACACGTCTATCCATCCTTCGCAGGGTTTCCAATCTATGAAGAAGAAGGCCTATCCATTGTGCAGGAGAAATTAGAGCAGGGTTATCTCAACATCGGAGAGGTCGCTGCGGCATCAAGCTTTTCACCCGTTGTATCTCAAGTGAAGTGGAAAGCCAAACACCCCAACGATGGCAATCTTCCACAAATCTATGAACTGGCAGCCAAATATCACGTCCCTGTCCTGCTACATATCGATCCTCCGAATGGTCAGCCCATTGAACACCTAGAGAAAGCACTGGAACAGCATCTGGATACAACACTTATTTTTGGACATGCCAATGCTTACAATACGCCTGAAAATATTAAGCACTTATTAGACAAGCATCCCAATTTGTACATCGATTTTTTTGCAGGGTTTACCGCTTATAGTCCAGATAGCACCCTTACGCTGAAGGATTTTGTACCTCTAATGTAG
- a CDS encoding P-loop ATPase, Sll1717 family: MRKIAVKDIYSGKPDAKDEINFDGISGFIKTFIVPQNINLESLLNGNHCFISGYKGTGKTALLFYLDNLIKERDSSACSSFVFFKEEFADLKRDEFEKYSKRNLSSITIDKDTLLNNSEFEYVWRWLLFKRIVADNEEFNGGLFEDNEYWIKFRKIVSTIKGPLNTKKSIIPNKVKIGIPYKDPSGMSIATEMEVDLGKDTKENNYSSFVKLIDDAEDALSKLTKTDIPYHIFVDELEAYFGDQEVFKRDLYLIRDLIFTIKRFNSIFSSSNMSNIKIICSIRSEIVNAISRFIVTKELNKVTSGFEIPLKWNYNNTNSFSHPIMQILLRRIALSESEEQEKFRSDKEIIAQWFPENIHEIDPSSYVLNNSWHKPRDIVRFIISAQNSINNDSTSFSQAVFSSLHKQYSIDSLVEIKEEMRALYTSEQIEDIINIFTGFKSIFSVNQLRTRINKFFGNSIMDTNFNSVLNDLYRLGFIGNYLPASQMYRWQHKGDDRLIISDEWRIMIHQALQSALSVGKKLDYSMKRFEEPQIGDVVSFNVKRINKSFVYGSIKFYGKSYPAYIHIRNMAETYINNLTDIVTEGEELQTVIIEYDEKSSNWSLRKVPEEVRDIG, translated from the coding sequence ATGAGAAAAATAGCAGTAAAGGATATATACTCAGGGAAACCTGATGCCAAGGACGAAATAAATTTTGATGGCATATCTGGTTTTATTAAAACATTTATAGTACCTCAAAACATTAATTTAGAATCATTATTAAATGGTAACCATTGTTTTATATCGGGATATAAAGGAACTGGAAAAACAGCTCTATTGTTCTACTTGGATAACTTGATTAAAGAAAGAGATAGTAGTGCTTGCTCATCATTTGTTTTCTTTAAAGAAGAATTTGCTGATTTGAAAAGGGATGAGTTTGAGAAATACTCAAAGAGAAATCTATCCTCAATAACAATTGACAAAGATACGCTTTTAAATAATTCCGAATTTGAATATGTATGGAGATGGTTGTTATTTAAAAGAATAGTAGCAGATAATGAAGAATTTAACGGTGGTTTGTTTGAGGATAATGAATACTGGATCAAATTTAGGAAAATAGTATCTACCATTAAGGGACCATTGAATACCAAAAAAAGCATAATTCCAAATAAAGTAAAGATAGGAATTCCTTACAAAGATCCATCAGGAATGTCAATAGCAACTGAAATGGAGGTTGATCTCGGCAAAGATACGAAGGAAAACAATTATTCAAGTTTTGTAAAATTGATTGATGATGCAGAGGATGCTCTATCAAAACTAACAAAAACAGATATCCCTTATCATATTTTTGTTGACGAACTTGAAGCATATTTCGGAGATCAAGAAGTATTTAAAAGGGATTTATATTTAATTAGAGATTTAATTTTTACAATTAAAAGGTTTAACTCGATTTTTTCTTCATCTAATATGAGCAATATAAAAATAATATGTTCTATTAGATCTGAAATTGTAAATGCAATTTCAAGATTCATTGTAACAAAAGAATTAAATAAAGTTACCTCTGGTTTTGAGATACCTTTAAAATGGAACTACAATAATACCAATTCATTTAGTCATCCTATAATGCAAATTTTATTAAGAAGAATTGCATTAAGTGAGTCTGAAGAACAAGAGAAATTTAGAAGTGATAAAGAGATTATTGCACAGTGGTTTCCGGAAAACATTCATGAAATTGATCCTTCTAGTTATGTTCTTAATAATAGCTGGCACAAACCACGCGATATTGTAAGATTTATAATATCCGCACAAAACAGTATTAATAATGATAGTACATCTTTTTCGCAAGCGGTTTTTTCTAGTTTACATAAGCAATATTCTATAGATAGTCTAGTTGAAATCAAAGAAGAAATGAGAGCTTTATATACTTCTGAACAAATAGAAGACATAATTAATATATTTACTGGATTCAAATCAATTTTTTCTGTTAATCAATTAAGAACAAGGATAAACAAGTTCTTTGGTAATAGTATTATGGATACTAATTTTAATTCTGTTTTAAATGATTTGTATAGATTGGGGTTTATAGGAAACTACTTGCCAGCATCTCAGATGTATAGATGGCAACATAAGGGGGATGATAGGTTAATAATCTCAGATGAATGGAGAATCATGATTCATCAGGCTCTTCAAAGTGCTTTATCTGTTGGCAAAAAGCTAGATTACAGCATGAAGCGTTTTGAAGAACCACAGATAGGTGACGTAGTTTCTTTTAATGTTAAGCGTATAAACAAATCTTTTGTATATGGATCAATAAAATTTTATGGAAAGTCCTATCCCGCATATATACATATTAGAAATATGGCGGAAACTTATATTAATAATTTAACAGATATTGTGACTGAAGGTGAGGAACTACAGACAGTAATTATTGAGTACGATGAGAAAAGTTCCAACTGGTCGTTAAGGAAAGTTCCTGAAGAAGTAAGAGACATCGGTTAA
- a CDS encoding glycoside hydrolase family 19 protein, whose translation MKSKLTSNKLKHVSITLLSALLVFAPLEAVTNTVSANAVEQQEQQASLTASPWVSTQVYLTGNKVSYNNNVYQAKWWTQGDVPGASSSSPWLLLGPDTGGEPDPTPPTAPMNLVSAGQTANTITLTWDAATDNIAVTGYDVYRNETKVGSSANASTLTYTDTDLQQDTQYTYYVKSKDGANNTTASSSIDVKTSLGELNSGQSRVLTDAQVTSLWGGIDPQFSPANAIAAVQSALPQAEYEALFPMRIGTPAWHTFAASKPYYKPGQVDYYSYSNLIAAVTDVANIKYKLEYRQGATWNNRVFRLDKTTKTETLIYQNADFNASWNLTVPIISKTVDFGSFIKEGSAVDRKRELAAFLSNIAHETGGGWATAPGGELSWGLFWNEEVSYINSTNIGYVQTHADFPPVPGKSYHGRGPIQLSWNYNYGLISGIIHGNQNTLLQQPELIVNDGKLGFMTAILFWMTPQPPKPSAHDVIVGNWTPSAAEISKGLTPAGFGITIMIINGSFEGNKDETDYRVGRRVGHYRDITTRMGVDITGEKLNTIGMSPF comes from the coding sequence ATGAAAAGTAAGTTGACAAGTAACAAGCTAAAGCACGTAAGTATCACTTTACTGTCCGCCTTGTTAGTATTTGCACCTTTGGAAGCGGTTACAAACACTGTCTCCGCAAATGCCGTAGAGCAACAAGAACAGCAAGCTTCATTAACCGCATCGCCTTGGGTGTCCACTCAAGTGTACTTGACAGGTAATAAGGTCAGCTATAACAACAATGTGTACCAGGCTAAATGGTGGACGCAGGGCGATGTACCTGGTGCTTCATCAAGCTCACCTTGGCTGTTACTTGGTCCGGATACGGGGGGCGAGCCAGATCCTACCCCTCCTACAGCTCCAATGAATCTTGTATCAGCGGGGCAAACAGCTAACACGATCACATTGACTTGGGATGCCGCAACAGACAACATTGCTGTGACGGGTTATGATGTTTACCGTAACGAGACGAAGGTCGGCTCCTCGGCCAACGCATCCACGCTGACTTACACCGACACAGACTTGCAGCAGGATACCCAATACACATATTATGTAAAATCAAAAGATGGCGCAAATAACACGACAGCAAGTTCGAGCATCGACGTAAAAACGTCTCTCGGCGAATTAAACTCTGGCCAGAGTCGTGTACTAACCGATGCGCAAGTCACATCGCTATGGGGCGGTATAGATCCACAATTTTCGCCAGCCAATGCGATTGCAGCCGTACAGAGCGCACTACCACAGGCGGAATACGAAGCGCTGTTCCCTATGCGCATCGGCACGCCTGCGTGGCACACATTTGCCGCAAGTAAGCCGTATTACAAACCTGGACAAGTAGACTATTATTCGTATAGTAATCTGATCGCAGCGGTAACCGATGTGGCAAATATCAAGTACAAGCTTGAATACCGGCAGGGAGCTACATGGAACAATCGCGTATTCCGATTAGACAAGACAACAAAGACAGAAACACTTATCTATCAAAATGCTGACTTTAACGCTTCGTGGAACTTGACGGTTCCGATCATCTCCAAAACAGTCGATTTTGGTTCATTTATTAAAGAAGGTTCTGCTGTGGACCGCAAGCGCGAACTGGCGGCTTTCCTCTCCAATATTGCGCACGAAACGGGCGGAGGTTGGGCAACAGCGCCTGGCGGCGAACTCAGTTGGGGATTATTTTGGAATGAAGAAGTATCGTATATCAATTCTACCAACATCGGTTACGTTCAGACTCATGCTGACTTCCCGCCAGTTCCGGGCAAATCATATCATGGACGCGGACCGATTCAATTGAGCTGGAACTACAATTACGGACTCATTAGCGGAATTATTCATGGGAATCAAAATACACTGCTCCAACAACCGGAGCTTATTGTGAACGACGGCAAATTGGGCTTTATGACCGCTATCCTGTTCTGGATGACACCACAACCGCCGAAACCTTCGGCTCATGATGTGATCGTTGGCAATTGGACACCTTCGGCAGCGGAAATATCCAAAGGATTAACACCTGCGGGTTTTGGTATTACCATTATGATCATCAACGGCAGCTTTGAAGGAAACAAAGATGAAACTGACTATCGGGTCGGCCGCCGCGTTGGTCATTACCGTGACATTACGACGAGAATGGGTGTCGATATTACAGGCGAGAAATTGAATACGATCGGCATGAGTCCGTTCTAG